From the Aspergillus puulaauensis MK2 DNA, chromosome 1, nearly complete sequence genome, the window GcgttattatatattctttcaGTATTTTTAACCATGGTGCTATTGCATTGACCTGTTTGGTAGTTAAATACTACCCTCCTCGCATTTCGAGCCCTAACTGTGTGCAATTTACTGTGGGGGTTTGACTTATAACTACTCCAATTACTTGTATACAATGGACTATTTATCGTTGTATTATCTGTTCTAGGGGCCGTAAGATAGTTGGAGGTTTTTTTAGTACCTCCCGTGAGTATTACATATAGTAGAGAACAAGGGTGGatgcaaatatatatacacattATAATTCGAAGGTGGAACTTCGTGAACAAAACATTACTTACCTAAATAGAAAGCCAAGAAAGACTTTGAGGTACTCCAAGTTATTTAACATTAGATAGGttaggtatatatatttcaaatGCTGCGGAGCGGTGTAGTGTTTATACTGCTACGTGCTCTTATGGCCGATATCTTACGGTTAGCGTACAACTCAGCTTATGAGCACTAGTGAGACCAAAAACAGTCTATGTGCTAACAAAACTTCATTGCTATTCTACACAATACAACACCACTCTCATACACCATCTATCTATCCATTGTTCGGCAGCGGGATCCGCACATGGAGAGCATGGGAACGCGATAAGATAGTTGACCGACTGACGTACGCGATAAAGAGATAAAACGTTTAGAAAGGCTGTCAGAATTGTCAAATTAGCGCTTAATTCTAACAAACAAGTAGAGCATTGAAGGGGAAAAGGAAATAGGGGGCAGATAAACGTACGTTGTCCTCAGGAGCAACGGTTCGGTCAAGGTAGGTGTCGAAGAAGGGGAGTTGCTGGAGAATGTCCTTGCGGACACGAGGGacctcgccgaagaagaagagggcgaagacACCAGCGCTGACACCGAAGGTAGCGGCGATGGATCCGCTGTTGATTGGGTAATTGCGTTAGCTGGGGGGCCCCTTTGCACAATTGATGTGGAATCCGGGGAGGATTAGACACTCACATCGTAGTGGCAGAGCCGACGGTGAAACCGGCGACGTGAGGAGCGACGGAGTACCTAGATTGAAAATGTCGAGTTAGCATCTATGCATCCAATGTATTCCGTCAAGGTCTGATGGGCGTCCGTCCGGCTCGGGATCTTGCGGCGTGTTGCGTATCCAATGGCCACACTGATAACGCACAAGCAATGTGCGAGACTTATAATGGCCCATTGTCTACACCGGAAGCATTCGGTCTGGGTATAGAGAAGGTAGGTATGTCTTCGGGGGAGTCTCACTTTCCGGCGAGGGGAGACCGGACAGACTGAGCTGCGGCACGACGGAAGGTTTGGGAGAACTATAGCCGTGTCACCAGAATGTTAGCAAGTGATGATACATAATGATATGCCCTCGCAATACGCACCATTTTGTGTGGTTCTTGTGGAATTGAACTTGCCAGCAGAGGACGTCAGACAATCGAGGTTGACCGGATTCGCGACACTCGACGAAAACCGGGAGACTTTGCCGCCCGACAGCCAATCAACGGCCACGAGATTATAAGCACGTGATCTTGAATACCGGCCCGAAGTGTTTATTGCCCAGATGCTAGTATTTACTCTATACAAGACGTTTAATTAAATTGGAAGAAAATACTATTCATGTTTATACCGCTGTCATTCAATAAATAGCTAGGTTTATTCAAGTATTATCAAAAAAACacaggaagagaaaataagaagaaaaataaataaacagTGTATACTCAAAGTAGCGCAACTGTACAAGACTTCTTACGCTCCAAATCAGTCTACCTTGCCGGTTGAGCCTCCATTTAGAAGCCCCTCCTTGCCATCAAGGTGGAGAAGGCCGCCAGCATTGCCAGCAATGCCGAGAATTCCGCCACGGACTCCGCGCTTGAGCCCTCTCCCTCGGGCGACGTATGTCACGCCAATAACAGACACcaggaggatgatggcgaagatgataGGATGGCCAGTGATGAATGTAGATGAAACGAAGAAGACTGACTCGAAAACGCCGATCGTGGATTTTGGTGTAAGTTTGGGAGGATTGGCAATGACAAGAGGAATAGTTTCGAGGATGGAGGTGCGAGAAGCCATGATGGAAGCACCGCTAGAAGAGGTATCCCAATAACGTCGGTTGTCCTGGTCATTAATGATGACACGCTCTCCCTTACCCACATCGATGCCATAGGTGGTTCGTAGCCAACGTTCCCAGAAGTCACCATCGATCCAAGCAAACTTCActtgtttcttctcgtcttcgCGGATGGAGACGTGCATATTCTTGGCTGCACGCAAGGCACGCTGGTCATTGCGGTCTTCCGCCTCCTCGATTCGCAGTTGTTTGGAATCACGTAGCTCCTGTCGTTCTAACTGGAACAGCTGGATTTGTTTATCCATCCACTCGAGAGCCGCATTCTTCAGCTCGCGCTTCGACTCCTCGAACTCATTAGCACGGCTGCGACTTAGAATGCCAAGTACCACGAAGTTGCCATCCATGAGCTCACGGGCGTTCAGGGCGGTGAGTTCGGGAACTATGGGGAGCCACACAGTCCGCATCCAGTTGAGGATTTGCCGAATATCCCTCATATCTTTTGGCGCAATGGGGTTGAAATAGTTCGCCCGTCCACTCCGCGCAGCAAGAAGGCGCGGCCAGGTAGAGATTCTGAATCTTTCCGCTAGGGCGGCGCTATCTGTTTTGACTATTTTCGCATGTCCAATTAGGGGCATCGTAAGACGTTCCATGGCCTCAAAATCTTCCGAGGTTGTTGCATGGTCATAGAAGTACAAGAAGATAACCTCTTCTTtatcctccatttccttgaAAGTCTCGGCATCCACATCATTAATCCCAGACCCAATTTCGACAGCCCTTTTGGCCCAGCTGACCAGATCACCAAGGCCTCGGAGACCATTGTACTCCACTCTCTCTGTACCGCGGAAGAAGTACATGGTTGGGAATGAGTTAACACGGGCATCCTTGCAGAGCCTGTGTTCAACTTCACAATTCACCTCGCCAATGTTGAGAGTATGTTGCATTTCCTTGGCCATTTGCGCCCAGTTGGGGGCCAGCGCTTGACAGTGGTGGCACCAGGGTGCGTAGAATTTGATAAACCATGGTTCTTTGGACGTGGTAACAAGCCTCTGGAAGCTTTCTGCGGTGAGAGGAACAGAGATTCCCTGGGGATTTACCGGCGCCTTTACCTTTGGCTTTGATTTCGGAGTCGCGGCTTTCTCAGGTGGATTTTCCGGCGCTCGTTGGACAGGTTGTTGAGTATCCTCGTCATTGTGTTTTTCACCAGCTTTGGAGCCTGCCTCTGGATTCTTATCTTTGGCGGCCGGGGCTTCCGGCTCGGCTGTCGTATCGACTCCCTTAGCACCGGGTTCTGGAAGTTTAAGGCCCTTTACAGGGCGAGATCCAGGCCGGATCGTTTCCAACTTTTCTTCAATGTATTCACTGAAGACTTCCATGTCTTTCCTTTTCAGATCTCGCTCAACTTGCTCAACTTGCTGCCCATCATGATAGAAGGAGAATGTCGGCCACTGCAATACATCCAGCTTTTTGCAGAAATCGCCATACGCCAGACAGTTCATGGACGCAAAATGGAAGTTGTAGAAACGCTCAAACGAGTTCAAAGATCCGGTGTCGGATGATTGTGTGGAGGCTAGCGGGTTAGAAGTCTATCCTTGGTTAGCTAAGGTTGTGAAAAACATGGACTAGATGACGCTCACATAGTAAAACTCGTACAATGTCTGCCACGTAGGGGCAATCTTATTACAGTGGGGGCACGAGGGCGAATATTGCTTGATGAACCTGTCGACATATTAGAACGTGGACCAATATTAGCTAGGTGCGGAAGTTGAGAATGGCGACGAACCAATATCCATCCTTGACAGTTTCCTCAAAGTTATCAGGAGTAAGCTCCTTCATAGGCGGAACCTCAATTCCATTAAAAAGTGTGGGTGCCGAAGCCGAGTTGTCAGACTCAGATCTTTTCACCAGACGTTTCGTCGAGATGGTTTGGTCAGAAGGAGCAGCGAAGGTGGGAAGCGCGAAGAGCGAGATTAATGACCATGTCAAAAGAGACGAGCGCATTTTGGCGATATTTCAAGGCTCGACGCCTTGCTTGTGTGTATAATTATAACGAGAGTATGAGAAGGGGAGCGAGTCTAGATTGAATCAAAGGTGGCACATTCGGCGACGAAGATCAAACGCGGGCTGGTTGAGAGGATAAGCGCCGTACAGCTGTGACGTAGGGGCAGATAGGCGTCAATTAAGATAAAacgaggcgatgatgtcgagaAATCTGCGGTGTCACCCGCACGCCCTCAGACAAAAGACTTGAAAAAGAGGGCCTGGGATAAACAGGAGTGAGGCTGTCTCCTTTGACGGGATCCAGAAGAAGTGGCTGTTGCAGcgttgctgcctcaggctctAACACGCTAGTTTCTCCGCCTCCCGATGGAACCTCAACCTTGAGCCGATTCACCACATCCTGTCCCCCAGACTCCCAGCTGCGAGAGAGAACCCCGTCGGCTTTCCTTTTGGGTCAATTCCTTTTCTCTGCCTCATATCCCTTAGGTCACAATGCGATCTACACTCCGGCTGCTGGCCAGCGTCAAACCGGCCCGGTATTTGGAGCCTTTCGCTCCGACCGGTTTGACTGGTCTGCAGACACACCCAAGCCCTCGTCCCACCCTGATCTACCTCTACACATCGACGCTGCAGAAGCTAAAGGCTTTCCCTGAATCCTCGGTCTACCGCCAGTCTACTGAAGCATTGACCCGCCACCGCCTGCAAATAATCGAGTCCACGAAGCCACCTGGATTTGACGCTTGGCTGGAGCGCGTGAAGAAGACCGTGGGTGCTGAGCCTGAGCGATTCGTATCTCTTCGCCAGGCAGATGGAACTTACGCCGGTGCTTTGCGTGACGACAACAGCGACAACCCCCGTggagaggaatgggatggaGAAAAGTTGGAAGCAACCACGGAGGGCCCTGCTCGTACACCGGAACAACAGGCCCGCTGGGAGAAAGACTTGGAGGGGGGTACATCCGCTGCTTCAGAAGCGGATTCGGATTTCCACACCCTCCAGATGAAGTGGGAGAATGAACCTGCCCTTGAGGCCGAGCAGTACGTTGGCCCACTCTATTCGGCTTATAGCGAACGGTATGCTGATGAAATACTTGTAGGGTTTCCGAACTCGAGAAGCAGATTGGCGCAGGTCTTATTGAGGAGGTTATCCAAGTGGCCGAGGGTGAGCTGAAACTGGTGGATGAACTGTACAAGTCCAAGGCGTAAGTTTCCGATCCGGTTCATTTGAATCATTACGTTTAACTGACATATCTGCAGCTGGGAGGAATTGGAAGAGAAGCCTAGACCCGGACAGTGGACTTACTTCGAACGCAAGTAAACGGTCGTTGCTACAATGATTGATTGATAGAACCTCGAATTACCTGTACTTATTAGCCGACGCCGGCCATCCGGCTCGATGCCTCTGTGACAATTATATCTTCCATGGTTGCATAGATTCCTTTATTTCATTTAATTTGTCATGTTCCATTTCCCTCTCGTTGTCCATCTGTTATTGAGTTGCCTGGTTGTATACTTTGCGTGGCTCAGGTGGCCGGGGAAGGCCAATGGCTTTTCACTGAACTCATGAGATAAACGCCAGATccacaaaaaaaaatactaaaataaacCTAATCAACTCGAAAACTAGCAATTATCGCCGCAGCGCTTAGATATACAAGTGGTCGTAGGTGATGGTCCAGAACCGCAGGCGGTGAGAAGAGCATCGCTAGCCAACCAACTGCGGATGGACGAGCTGGCGGGATTATTGCCGTCTCCTTGTGGACACATCGCTGGACTCCCATTCACCTCCCCCAAGGCGATTCCCCTCGGCTCTTTTCCTTTGTGTCTATAACTTGCTGTCAAACTAGACTTCCATAGGAAGTTCATTGAAATCCCGGGCTGGGCTGTCTGAACGGCTCGTGGCCTGGTTCCCCTCCCTGATCGATCATCTCCGACGCCGCACATAGTCGCGATTCTCCTTTCCCCCACCCAACATGAGATTGGATATCAAGGTATGATTTCTGGCTCAGAAACTGCGAATTGAATGTCCTATACTATGAGGACACCGTGCTGGATATATCACTCGCAATTGGAGGCTGGTTGCTGACCGAGAGACGTAAATTCAGAGACAACTCTTTGCTCGCTCGGAGCGAGTAAAGGGCATTGACTTTCACCCTACAGAGCCATGGGTAAGTGTCCATCGAATATCTCAGGGCCTTGAAAAAAACTAACTTAAGTTTAGATCCTGACAACATTATACAGCGGTTCGTGGACAAATTGCTGCATGGATGGTTTGTTGTGTATGCTAATCCCTGCTTGTAGGTCACGTATACATATGGTCTTATGAGACTCAGGTAAGTAACTCGCCAAAGGGATTATCcctggagaagaagctgaacaaTTGCCTCTCTAGTCCATCATCAAAACCTTCGAACTTACCGATGTCCCCGTCCGCGCTGGGCGATTTATCGCTCGAAAGAATTGGATAGTCTGTGGCTCAGATGATTTCCAGCTTCGTATTTACAACTACAACACCTCCGAGAAGATCGCTTCATTTGAAGCGCACCCAGATTACATCCGCTCCATCGTCGTCCACCCAACCCAGCCGTTCGTGCTTACCGCTTCC encodes:
- a CDS encoding cytochrome b-c1 complex subunit 10 (COG:S;~EggNog:ENOG410PT39;~InterPro:IPR019182;~PFAM:PF09796;~TransMembrane:1 (o39-58i)); the protein is MFSQTFRRAAAQSVRSPLAGKYSVAPHVAGFTVGSATTIGSIAATFGVSAGVFALFFFGEVPRVRKDILQQLPFFDTYLDRTVAPEDNPF
- a CDS encoding putative disulfide isomerase (COG:O;~EggNog:ENOG410PJ6R;~InterPro:IPR036249,IPR013766;~PFAM:PF00085;~SECRETED:SignalP(1-20);~TransMembrane:1 (n5-16c20/21o674-691i)); translated protein: MRSSLLTWSLISLFALPTFAAPSDQTISTKRLVKRSESDNSASAPTLFNGIEVPPMKELTPDNFEETVKDGYWFIKQYSPSCPHCNKIAPTWQTLYEFYYTSNPLASTQSSDTGSLNSFERFYNFHFASMNCLAYGDFCKKLDVLQWPTFSFYHDGQQVEQVERDLKRKDMEVFSEYIEEKLETIRPGSRPVKGLKLPEPGAKGVDTTAEPEAPAAKDKNPEAGSKAGEKHNDEDTQQPVQRAPENPPEKAATPKSKPKVKAPVNPQGISVPLTAESFQRLVTTSKEPWFIKFYAPWCHHCQALAPNWAQMAKEMQHTLNIGEVNCEVEHRLCKDARVNSFPTMYFFRGTERVEYNGLRGLGDLVSWAKRAVEIGSGINDVDAETFKEMEDKEEVIFLYFYDHATTSEDFEAMERLTMPLIGHAKIVKTDSAALAERFRISTWPRLLAARSGRANYFNPIAPKDMRDIRQILNWMRTVWLPIVPELTALNARELMDGNFVVLGILSRSRANEFEESKRELKNAALEWMDKQIQLFQLERQELRDSKQLRIEEAEDRNDQRALRAAKNMHVSIREDEKKQVKFAWIDGDFWERWLRTTYGIDVGKGERVIINDQDNRRYWDTSSSGASIMASRTSILETIPLVIANPPKLTPKSTIGVFESVFFVSSTFITGHPIIFAIILLVSVIGVTYVARGRGLKRGVRGGILGIAGNAGGLLHLDGKEGLLNGGSTGKVD
- a CDS encoding complex I NDUFA5 subunit family protein (COG:C;~EggNog:ENOG410PPI3;~InterPro:IPR006806;~PFAM:PF04716;~go_process: GO:0022904 - respiratory electron transport chain [Evidence IEA]), with the protein product MRSTLRLLASVKPARYLEPFAPTGLTGLQTHPSPRPTLIYLYTSTLQKLKAFPESSVYRQSTEALTRHRLQIIESTKPPGFDAWLERVKKTVGAEPERFVSLRQADGTYAGALRDDNSDNPRGEEWDGEKLEATTEGPARTPEQQARWEKDLEGGTSAASEADSDFHTLQMKWENEPALEAEQVSELEKQIGAGLIEEVIQVAEGELKLVDELYKSKAWEELEEKPRPGQWTYFERK